Proteins encoded within one genomic window of Oryza brachyantha chromosome 7, ObraRS2, whole genome shotgun sequence:
- the LOC107304613 gene encoding sugar transport protein 8-like: protein MAGGFAIDGKVGGGRREFKGKITWYVWMCGIVAATSGLMFGYDVGISGGVTAMDDFLVRFFPAVYARKHRARENNYCKFDDQRLQLFTSSLYLAALLASFVASRLCTRLGRRRTMQLASAFFLAGTGLCAGAANLAMLIVGRICLGVGVGFGNQAAPLFLSEIAPAHIRGALNILFQLDVTIGILIANVVNYFTSEIHPAGWRYSLGGAGVPAAVLFLGSLAITETPTSLIERGRRDAGRATLERIRGTADVDDEYEEIRHACETAAALCAEEPPFRRLRRRESRPPLVIAVAMQVFQQFTGINAIMFYAPVLFQTMGFKSNASLLSAVVTGGVNVISTLVSVVLVDKFGRRLLLLQACAQMLVAQTAVGGIMWAHVKVSGNPSEKWAVVIVVLICVYVSSFAWSWGPMGWLIPSETFPLETRTAGFAFAVSSNMLFTFLIAQAFLSMMCTLRASIFFFFAAWIVAMAAFVFWLLPETKGVPIDDMVATVWRRHWFWRRFFHDDADRRRIDNC, encoded by the exons ATGGCGGGAGGCTTCGCGATCGATGGCAaggtcggcggcgggaggcgggaGTTCAAGGGGAAGATCACGTGGTACGTGTGGATGTGCGGCATCGtcgcggcgacgagcgggctCATGTTCGGGTACGACGTGGGCATCTCCGGCGGGGTGACCGCCATGGACGACTTCCTGGTGAGGTTCTTCCCGGCGGTGTACGCGAGGAAGCACAGGGCGAGGGAGAACAACTACTGCAAGTTCGACGACCAGCGGTTGCAGCTGTTCACGTCGTCGCTGTACCTGGCGGCGCTGCTGGCCAGCTTCGTGGCGTCGCGGCTGTGCACGCggctggggcggcggcggacgatgCAGCTCGCGTCGGCGTTCTTCCTCGCCGGGACGGGGCTgtgcgccggcgcggcgaacCTGGCGATGCTGATCGTGGGGCGGATCtgcctcggcgtcggcgtcgggttCGGCAACCAGGCGGCGCCGCTGTTCCTGTCGGAGATCGCGCCGGCGCACATCCGCGGCGCGCTCAACATCCTCTTCCAGCTCGACGTCACCATCGGGATCCTCATCGCCAACGTCGTCAACTACTTCACCTCGGAGATCCACCCGGCCGGCTGGAGGTACtcgctcggcggcgccggcgtgcccGCGGCGGTGCTGTTCCTCGGCTCGCTGGCGATCACCGAGACGCCGACGAGCCTCATCGAGCGgggccgccgcgacgccggcCGCGCCACGCTGGAGAGGATCCGCGGCACGGCGGACGTGGACGACGAGTACGAGGAGATCAGGCACGCGTGCGAgacggccgccgcgctgtGCGCCGAGGAGCCGCCGTTCCGGCgcctccggcggcgcgagTCCCGGCCGCCGCTGGTGATCGCCGTGGCGATGCAGGTGTTCCAGCAGTTCACGGGCATCAACGCCATCATGTTCTACGCGCCCGTGCTGTTCCAGACCATGGGCTTCAAGAGCaacgcctccctcctctccgccgtcgtcaccggcGGCGTCAACGTCATCTCCACCCTCGTctccgtcgtcctcgtcgacaagttcggccgccgcctgctcctcctccaggCCTGCGCCCAAATGCTTGTCGCCCAG ACGGCGGTGGGAGGGATCATGTGGGCGCACGTGAAGGTGAGCGGCAACCCGAGCGAGAAGTGGGCGGTGGTGATCGTGGTGCTCATCTGCGTCTACGTCTCGAGCTTCGCGTGGTCGTGGGGCCCCATGGGGTGGCTCATCCCGTCGGAGACGTTCCCGCTGGAGACGCGGACCGCCGGCTTCGCCTTCGCCGTCAGCTCCAACATGCTCTTCACCTTCCTCATCGCGCAGGCCTTCCTCTCCATGATGTGCACCCTCCGCGcctccatcttcttcttcttcgccgccTGGAtcgtcgccatggccgccttcGTCTTCTGGCTGCTGCCGGAGACCAAGGGCGTGCCCATCGACGACATGGTCGCCACCGTCTGGCGCCGCCACTGGTTCTGGCGGAGGTTCTTCCACGACGACGCCGATCGCCGCCGGATCGACAACTGCTGA
- the LOC102713236 gene encoding cycloartenol-C-24-methyltransferase 1 gives MSRTGALDLASGVGGKITKDEVKSAVDEYEKYHGYYGGKEEARKSNYTDMVNKYYDLATSFYEYGWGESFHFAHRWKGESLRESIKRHEHFLALQLGLKPGMKVLDVGCGIGGPLREIAKFSLTSVTGLNNNEYQITRGKELNRIAGVSETCDFVKADFMKMPFSDNTFDAVYAIEATCHAPDPVGCYKEIYRVLKPGQCFAVYEWCITDHYDPNNATHKRIKDEIELGNGLPDIRSTQQCLQAAKDAGFEVIWDKDLAEDSPVPWYLPLDPSRFSLSSFRLTTVGRTITRTMVKALEYVGLAPQGSERVSNFLEKAAEGLVEGGKKEIFTPMYFFLVRKPISE, from the exons ATGTCGAGGACGGGAGCCTTGGATCTTGCATCTGGCGTCGGGGGGAAGATCACCAAGGATGAGGTCAAGTCAGCCGTGGATGA GTATGAGAAATACCATGGATACTACGGAGGAAAAGAAGAAGCAAGAAAGTCCAACTACACTGACATG GTTAATAAATACTATGATCTTGCCACCAGCTTCTATGAATATGGTTGGGGTGAATCCTTCCACTTTGCTCACAG ATGGAAGGGAGAATCCCTTCGTGAAAGCATCAAGCGACACGAGCACTTTCTTGCCCTTCAGCTTGGATTGAAACCAGGAATGAAG GTATTGGATGTCGGTTGTGGAATAGGCGGACCGCTAAGAGAAATTGCCAAATTTAG CTTGACTTCAGTTACTGGATTGAACAACAATGAGTATCAGATAACTAGGGGAAAG GAGCTCAATCGGATAGCTGGAGTTAGTGAAACTTGTGATTTTGTGAAG GCAGACTTCATGAAGATGCCGTTTTCTGACAACACTTTTGACGCTGTCTATGCCATTGAGGCAACATGCCATGCGCCTGATCCG GTTGGCTGCTATAAGGAGATCTATCGTGTATTGAAGCCTGGCCAGTGTTTTGCTGTCTATGAGTGGTGTATTACTGACCACTATGATCCAAACAATGCAACACACAAGAGGATTAAGGATGAGATTGAGCTTGGCAATGGCCTGCCAGATATCCGGAGCACTCAGCAATGTCTTCAAGCTGCAAAAGATGCTGGGTTTGAG GTTATTTGGGACAAGGACCTCGCGGAAGATTCCCCGGTTCCTTGGTACTTGCCCTTGGATCCAAGCCGGTTTTCCTTGAGTAGCTTCCGTTTAACTACTGTGGGGCGTACGATTACTCGCACAATG gTGAAAGCATTGGAATACGTTGGCCTTGCCCCACAAGGAAGTGAAAGGGTATCCAACTTCTTGGAGAAGGCCGCTGAGGGTCTTGTGGAAGGTGGCAA GAAGGAAATATTTACGCCGATGTACTTCTTTTTGGTTCGCAAGCCTATTTCGGAGTGA